A genomic window from Synechococcus sp. WH 8016 includes:
- the dnaK gene encoding molecular chaperone DnaK, translating to MAKVIGIDLGTTNSCVAVMEGGNPTVIANAEGFRTTPSVVAYTKGKDQLVGQIAKRQAVMNADNTFGSVKRFLGRRTDEVTDETKDVPYTVESVGSKIKIRSSWMEKSFSPEEISASVLRKLADDASKYLGQTVTQAVVTVPAYFNDSQRQATKDAGKIAGLEVLRIINEPTAAALAYGLDKKDAEKILVFDLGGGTFDVSILEVGDGVFEVISTCGDAHLGGDNFDKVLVDYMAETFQKEEGIDLRKDSQALQRLTEAAEKTKIELSASTQSEVNLPFITATADGPKHLTLTVTRAKFEELSSDLIDRCKKPVQQAIKDAKLSAHDLSEVVMVGGSSRIPAVLELVKAATGQDPNQTVNPDEVVAIGAAVQGGVLSGEVKDILLLDVTPLSLGVETMGSVVNVMVPRNTTIPTNKTEIYSTAMDGQTSVEIHILQGERQMVSDNKSLGTFRLDGIPAAPRGVPQVEVAFDIDANGILSVTAKDKGSGKEQSITISGASTLSEDEVDRMVKDAEAHADSDQQKREAIDTKNEAESVIYKAEKQLLELEGKISAEAKTKVELVLSELKETLKTENTALIKERLDGVKTALMEMGASLYSQQEEAPETSQPNSENDDVIDAEFVESPR from the coding sequence ATGGCTAAAGTAATTGGCATTGACTTAGGCACAACCAACAGCTGTGTCGCCGTAATGGAAGGGGGAAACCCCACCGTGATCGCAAATGCAGAAGGGTTTCGGACCACCCCCTCTGTGGTTGCCTACACCAAGGGCAAGGACCAGCTCGTTGGACAGATCGCCAAACGCCAAGCGGTGATGAATGCAGACAACACATTTGGATCTGTCAAACGCTTCCTTGGCAGGCGCACGGATGAGGTGACAGATGAAACCAAAGACGTTCCATACACCGTTGAATCGGTAGGAAGCAAGATCAAAATCCGATCATCATGGATGGAGAAATCCTTCTCACCAGAGGAAATCAGCGCCAGTGTGCTTAGGAAGCTGGCCGATGATGCCTCGAAATATTTGGGTCAAACCGTGACTCAAGCGGTGGTGACTGTTCCCGCCTACTTCAATGACTCCCAGCGACAAGCCACTAAAGATGCTGGCAAAATTGCTGGCCTAGAAGTCCTGAGGATTATCAACGAACCCACAGCAGCAGCGCTGGCTTACGGTTTGGATAAGAAGGATGCAGAAAAGATCCTGGTCTTTGACTTGGGAGGTGGAACGTTTGATGTCTCCATCCTGGAGGTAGGAGATGGTGTTTTCGAAGTGATCAGCACCTGTGGTGATGCCCATCTTGGAGGTGACAACTTCGACAAAGTGCTTGTTGATTACATGGCTGAAACCTTCCAAAAGGAGGAAGGGATTGATTTAAGGAAGGATTCGCAAGCCCTGCAACGCCTCACGGAAGCGGCAGAAAAAACAAAGATTGAACTCTCCGCCTCCACACAGAGCGAAGTGAATCTCCCCTTCATCACGGCAACGGCTGATGGTCCCAAGCATCTGACGCTGACAGTGACCCGAGCCAAATTTGAGGAGTTATCTTCTGACTTGATTGATCGTTGTAAGAAACCAGTTCAACAGGCGATCAAGGACGCCAAACTCTCAGCTCATGACCTCAGTGAAGTGGTGATGGTGGGCGGCAGTTCACGCATTCCTGCCGTGTTGGAGCTGGTCAAAGCGGCAACGGGTCAAGATCCCAATCAAACCGTGAATCCTGATGAGGTGGTTGCCATCGGTGCTGCTGTGCAGGGGGGTGTTCTCTCAGGTGAAGTGAAAGACATCCTTTTATTGGATGTCACACCTCTTTCCTTGGGAGTGGAAACCATGGGCAGTGTGGTGAATGTGATGGTTCCGAGGAACACAACCATTCCAACAAACAAAACCGAGATCTATTCCACCGCCATGGATGGCCAAACCTCCGTGGAGATTCACATTCTCCAAGGAGAGCGACAGATGGTGTCTGATAACAAGAGCCTTGGAACCTTCCGATTAGATGGGATCCCTGCTGCGCCTCGTGGTGTTCCTCAAGTGGAGGTGGCTTTTGACATTGATGCCAATGGAATCTTGAGTGTCACAGCAAAAGACAAAGGCTCAGGGAAAGAACAATCGATCACCATCAGTGGTGCCTCAACCCTCAGCGAGGACGAAGTGGATCGGATGGTGAAGGATGCAGAAGCACACGCTGACTCGGATCAGCAAAAGCGAGAAGCGATCGACACCAAGAACGAAGCGGAATCCGTGATTTACAAGGCAGAAAAGCAACTGCTGGAATTAGAAGGCAAGATCTCAGCCGAGGCCAAAACCAAAGTGGAGTTGGTGCTCTCGGAACTCAAAGAAACCCTTAAAACAGAGAACACAGCGCTCATCAAGGAACGCCTTGATGGAGTGAAAACTGCGCTGATGGAAATGGGGGCCTCCCTGTACTCGCAGCAGGAAGAAGCGCCTGAAACCTCACAACCAAACAGTGAGAACGATGATGTGATCGATGCTGAATTTGTCGAGTCACCTCGGTAA
- a CDS encoding DUF3104 domain-containing protein, with translation MSYEAKERTPFPYGQVAYPAFLGVKPGDYIIVKGENQVQLKKDHSWWMGQVVSCKAEARDPSGERVIQVVDVDDEKISWVNVDEISHVLYGLDGLSND, from the coding sequence ATGAGTTATGAAGCTAAGGAGCGCACGCCATTTCCCTATGGCCAGGTTGCTTATCCAGCTTTTCTTGGTGTAAAGCCCGGTGACTACATCATTGTTAAAGGGGAAAACCAAGTACAACTCAAGAAGGATCACAGCTGGTGGATGGGACAGGTTGTTTCTTGTAAAGCTGAAGCTAGAGATCCCAGTGGAGAGCGTGTGATTCAAGTTGTGGATGTTGATGACGAGAAAATCAGCTGGGTCAATGTGGATGAAATATCACATGTGTTGTATGGGCTAGATGGTTTGTCAAATGATTAA
- a CDS encoding membrane protein: MDSAALTSLTPVLDGVDRWAELLPLLPVLVALELVLSADNAIALAAVARKQHDPIKEKKALDLGISIAFFLRVGLILLAQWVLAFKPLQLLAGVYLLWLFLSHLWFKPSDTESSSGSSGQAPSISFARTIVALALTDLAFSVDSVAAAVAISDQLILVITGAFIGVVALRFTSGLFIRWLDIYTRLETAGYLAVGLVGVKLIGTLVVSDLHPPAWWTLLTVALLMIWGFSERKEPLGGEA; encoded by the coding sequence ATGGATTCAGCTGCCTTAACGTCCCTCACGCCTGTTCTCGACGGTGTAGATCGATGGGCTGAGCTCTTGCCTCTTCTTCCAGTGCTTGTGGCCTTGGAACTGGTGCTCTCCGCTGACAATGCGATCGCTTTAGCTGCTGTCGCTCGCAAGCAACATGACCCAATCAAGGAAAAGAAGGCCCTTGACCTTGGTATATCCATTGCTTTTTTCCTCAGGGTTGGCCTGATTTTGTTGGCTCAGTGGGTGTTGGCATTCAAGCCATTGCAACTCCTTGCGGGTGTTTATCTTCTCTGGCTTTTCCTATCCCATCTTTGGTTCAAGCCATCAGACACCGAGAGTTCTTCTGGATCCTCAGGGCAAGCACCCTCGATCTCTTTTGCGCGAACGATTGTTGCCCTAGCTTTAACGGATCTCGCCTTTTCTGTTGATAGTGTTGCTGCCGCTGTCGCGATTAGCGATCAACTGATTCTTGTGATTACTGGGGCCTTTATCGGAGTTGTGGCACTGAGATTTACCTCGGGTTTGTTTATTCGCTGGCTCGATATCTATACCCGTCTAGAGACGGCTGGTTATCTTGCGGTTGGTTTAGTGGGAGTCAAACTGATTGGAACGCTGGTCGTTTCGGACTTGCATCCACCTGCATGGTGGACCCTACTCACTGTTGCCTTGCTAATGATTTGGGGCTTTTCTGAGCGCAAAGAGCCCCTAGGTGGAGAGGCTTGA
- a CDS encoding TldD/PmbA family protein: MTHTPLNVKELRDQLHTLATRDGIRRWDLGASRGMNASVQVDRGEAKQMKAAQRSSITVRVWNEQGLVGVTSTSDLSPGGLEKALHGAYQASSFGNTEDIPGFSPLATAPIPELDRPLKPSQSIQKLLSTLKEVEGELLSKHPAIETVPYNGLTEGNSERIYLNSEGALRHMQRTQASLYLYARAEESGRKPRSGGAVRVALGSADLDLAGCIKEAAERTISHLNYKPIDTGRYLVCFTPEAFLDLIGAFSSMLNARSILDGVSLSSKESLGQQLAVPFFNLHDNGLHPDHVGAAAFDGEGTPTKRLCLIGNGTLENLLHSEATARQFGVSPTGHAGLGAKVSVGPDWFEVSSSQGLISPSPHLDHRSTQEPFVLIESLSALHAGVKASQGAFSLPFDGWLVKDGERISVEAATIAGDIREVLKGIVHLEPHEVVTHQGVSPHVWVDGLAITGEA; this comes from the coding sequence ATGACCCATACACCTCTCAATGTGAAAGAGCTCCGCGATCAGCTCCACACCCTCGCCACCAGGGACGGAATCCGTCGATGGGACCTTGGAGCCAGCCGAGGAATGAATGCCTCGGTGCAAGTGGATCGGGGTGAAGCCAAGCAAATGAAAGCGGCTCAACGCAGCTCGATCACCGTTCGCGTTTGGAATGAGCAAGGACTGGTTGGTGTAACCAGCACGTCTGACCTTTCTCCAGGAGGCCTCGAAAAAGCCCTGCATGGCGCTTATCAGGCCAGTTCCTTTGGCAACACAGAAGACATCCCAGGCTTTTCACCCCTGGCAACGGCACCGATTCCGGAGCTTGATCGGCCGCTAAAACCCTCTCAGAGCATTCAAAAATTGCTCAGCACCCTGAAAGAGGTGGAAGGGGAGCTGCTTTCCAAACATCCTGCGATCGAAACCGTCCCCTACAACGGCTTAACCGAAGGCAATAGCGAGCGGATCTACCTCAATAGCGAGGGGGCACTTCGCCACATGCAACGCACTCAGGCAAGCCTCTACCTGTATGCCCGTGCCGAAGAAAGCGGCAGAAAACCACGCAGCGGTGGGGCCGTTCGCGTTGCGCTTGGCAGTGCCGATCTTGACCTTGCCGGCTGTATCAAGGAAGCAGCCGAGCGCACCATCAGTCATCTCAACTACAAACCGATTGATACCGGTCGTTATTTGGTCTGTTTCACACCGGAGGCATTCCTTGATCTGATTGGTGCCTTCAGCAGCATGCTCAATGCCAGATCGATTCTCGATGGCGTCAGCCTGAGCAGCAAAGAGTCGCTTGGCCAACAGCTCGCCGTGCCATTTTTTAATTTGCACGACAACGGGTTACATCCCGATCACGTGGGGGCAGCGGCCTTTGATGGAGAAGGCACACCTACCAAACGGCTCTGCCTCATCGGCAACGGCACATTGGAGAATCTTCTCCATTCCGAAGCCACAGCACGTCAATTTGGAGTGTCTCCCACCGGTCACGCCGGACTCGGAGCCAAGGTCTCCGTTGGACCGGATTGGTTTGAAGTGAGTTCCAGTCAAGGATTGATCAGTCCCTCTCCCCATCTCGACCATCGCAGCACCCAAGAGCCCTTCGTGTTGATTGAAAGCTTGAGCGCACTCCATGCAGGCGTAAAAGCCAGCCAAGGAGCCTTTTCGCTGCCGTTTGATGGCTGGCTCGTGAAGGATGGTGAGCGCATCTCTGTGGAAGCAGCCACGATCGCTGGCGACATCCGCGAGGTTTTGAAAGGAATCGTTCACCTAGAACCCCATGAGGTGGTGACCCATCAAGGCGTTTCACCCCATGTCTGGGTGGATGGTTTAGCGATCACGGGAGAGGCCTGA
- the fmt gene encoding methionyl-tRNA formyltransferase produces the protein MNILFWGTPDYAVPTLVALHQAGHALVGVVTQPDRRRGRGKTLIPSAVKAKALELGLTVFTPERIKQDKTCQQQLAELHADLSVVVAFGQILPKSVLDQPPLGCWNGHGSLLPRWRGAGPIQWSLLEGDSETGVGVMAMEEGLDTGPVLIERNLSIGLLDNGHTLAERMSALTADLMVEALPLIESAGHGSEPERRARLKLVDQADRPGEASYARMLTKQDHQIDWSASALNIHRKVMALYPNAVTLWNDKRLKLLHCEPLIDRLRKELPAEVHPLIGRWPTGGHPPGTVLESVKGMGVVVSTNGCPILIRAAQLEGKGRSHGDSLIQQLNAAPKQRFGTFT, from the coding sequence ATGAACATTTTGTTCTGGGGAACGCCCGACTATGCCGTGCCAACACTGGTGGCTCTCCATCAAGCTGGCCATGCGCTTGTGGGAGTGGTCACCCAGCCGGATCGACGCCGGGGACGCGGCAAGACGTTGATTCCTTCAGCGGTGAAAGCCAAAGCTCTTGAGCTGGGGTTAACGGTTTTCACCCCCGAACGCATCAAACAGGACAAAACCTGTCAACAGCAACTCGCTGAGCTCCACGCCGATCTGTCCGTGGTGGTGGCTTTCGGGCAAATTTTGCCCAAAAGTGTGCTGGATCAACCGCCGCTGGGATGCTGGAACGGCCATGGATCTCTGCTTCCCCGCTGGCGAGGTGCAGGACCGATTCAGTGGTCCCTGCTGGAAGGTGACTCCGAAACAGGTGTGGGGGTGATGGCCATGGAAGAAGGCCTCGACACTGGACCCGTTCTGATCGAAAGGAACCTGTCGATTGGGCTACTCGATAACGGCCACACCCTGGCCGAGCGGATGAGTGCTCTGACAGCTGATCTGATGGTGGAAGCTTTGCCATTGATCGAATCGGCAGGACACGGGTCCGAACCCGAACGCAGAGCAAGGCTGAAGCTGGTCGACCAGGCCGATCGTCCTGGAGAAGCCAGTTACGCACGCATGCTCACCAAACAAGACCACCAAATCGACTGGTCCGCATCGGCACTCAACATTCATCGCAAGGTGATGGCGCTCTATCCGAATGCCGTCACGCTTTGGAACGACAAACGCCTCAAACTTCTGCATTGCGAACCGCTCATCGATCGCTTGAGAAAAGAGCTGCCGGCAGAGGTGCACCCCCTCATCGGCCGCTGGCCCACAGGAGGGCATCCACCAGGCACAGTGCTGGAATCTGTAAAGGGAATGGGCGTCGTGGTCAGCACGAATGGCTGCCCAATCCTGATTCGCGCTGCGCAGCTGGAAGGGAAAGGGCGGAGCCATGGCGACTCCCTGATCCAACAACTAAACGCGGCACCCAAACAACGGTTTGGCACGTTTACGTAA
- a CDS encoding TldD/PmbA family protein — protein sequence MRAGADLVEVFLERTDHLGVLAEQERITSVSPSFGMGAGIRVFLGHRDGFVSTNDLSESGLVQALDQALAMLELEHNGLQREGGFQGLHQLKDFGAKKDAWLAQSPELAEITQRLLEGTARLDQLGQHLDVRRGSFSRDWQEVLVAASDGTYARDIRLHQSSGLSVLAADGEHRASIARRFGSSDRPDDLREWDVDAAANEVCSSAATMLHADYVDGGQMPVVLANRFGGVIFHEACGHLLETTQVERGTTPFADQVGKTIANPAVTAIDEGLSTGAFGSLSMDDEGMESQKTVLIENGVLKGFLSDRAGELRTGHPRTGSGRRQNHGFAAASRMRNTYIAAGPHSTDELIQSVDRGLYCKSMGGGSVGPTGQFNFSVEEGYIIENGQLGRPVKGATLIGEAKEVMPRISMCANDLDLAAGYCGSVSGSIFVTVGQPHIKVDSITVGGR from the coding sequence ATGCGTGCAGGCGCTGATCTTGTGGAAGTGTTCTTAGAACGCACAGATCACCTCGGCGTTCTCGCCGAACAGGAGCGCATCACCAGCGTGTCTCCATCCTTCGGGATGGGAGCGGGGATTCGGGTCTTCCTTGGACACCGAGATGGGTTCGTTAGCACCAACGACCTCAGTGAATCAGGCCTTGTCCAAGCACTGGACCAAGCGTTGGCCATGCTCGAACTGGAACACAACGGTCTCCAGCGCGAAGGAGGCTTTCAAGGTCTCCATCAGCTCAAAGATTTTGGTGCGAAGAAAGATGCCTGGCTCGCTCAGTCACCTGAGCTCGCTGAAATCACCCAACGTTTGCTGGAAGGAACAGCGCGACTGGATCAGCTCGGACAGCATCTTGACGTGCGTCGCGGCAGCTTTTCACGCGACTGGCAGGAGGTGCTTGTGGCTGCGAGTGATGGAACCTATGCCCGCGACATCCGCCTGCATCAGTCCAGCGGCCTCAGTGTCTTAGCCGCCGATGGTGAGCATCGTGCAAGCATCGCTCGCCGCTTTGGATCGAGCGACCGCCCGGATGATTTGCGGGAGTGGGATGTGGATGCAGCCGCCAACGAAGTGTGCAGCAGTGCCGCCACCATGCTTCATGCCGATTACGTGGATGGAGGACAAATGCCTGTGGTCCTCGCCAATCGTTTTGGAGGCGTGATTTTCCATGAGGCCTGCGGCCATCTGCTCGAAACCACCCAAGTGGAACGGGGGACAACCCCGTTTGCCGATCAAGTCGGAAAAACGATTGCCAATCCGGCTGTGACCGCGATTGATGAAGGGCTGAGTACCGGTGCCTTCGGTTCTTTATCGATGGACGATGAAGGAATGGAATCGCAGAAAACCGTCCTCATTGAAAATGGCGTCCTAAAAGGATTTTTGAGCGATCGCGCCGGTGAACTCCGCACCGGACATCCGCGAACGGGAAGTGGTCGACGGCAAAACCATGGATTTGCAGCTGCCAGCCGCATGCGCAACACCTACATCGCTGCAGGCCCCCACAGCACCGATGAACTGATCCAATCCGTTGATCGTGGCTTGTACTGCAAGTCCATGGGCGGCGGAAGTGTGGGACCCACCGGTCAATTCAATTTCTCTGTGGAAGAGGGCTACATCATTGAAAATGGCCAATTAGGCCGTCCGGTCAAAGGGGCCACCTTGATCGGTGAAGCCAAGGAAGTCATGCCAAGGATTTCCATGTGCGCCAATGATCTCGACTTAGCCGCTGGATACTGCGGCTCGGTAAGCGGCAGCATTTTTGTCACGGTGGGGCAACCCCACATCAAGGTTGATTCGATCACGGTGGGAGGCCGCTGA
- a CDS encoding flavin prenyltransferase UbiX, which produces MSLSEQRDRPYVLGVSGASAQPLAERALQLLLQRERSVHLIMSRGAHEVWLAEQSIQVPVDPELQERFWRTRLNVQTGSLICHRWGDQAATIASGSVATRGMVIVPCSMGTVGRIAAGVASDLLERCADVHLKEGRPLVLAPREMPWSLIHLRNLTTLAEAGARIAPPIPAWYSQPQNLSEMVDFLVVRLFDSLGEELSPLNRWQGRQP; this is translated from the coding sequence GTGTCCCTCTCGGAGCAACGAGATCGTCCTTACGTCCTAGGAGTGAGCGGTGCCTCAGCCCAACCGCTTGCCGAGCGGGCCCTGCAACTGCTGCTTCAGCGGGAACGCAGCGTTCACCTGATCATGAGTCGTGGTGCCCATGAGGTTTGGCTCGCGGAACAATCCATCCAAGTGCCCGTCGATCCTGAGCTTCAGGAACGCTTTTGGAGAACGCGGCTGAATGTTCAGACCGGATCTCTAATTTGCCATCGCTGGGGAGATCAAGCCGCCACCATTGCCAGTGGCAGTGTGGCCACTCGGGGCATGGTGATTGTTCCTTGCTCGATGGGCACCGTGGGACGCATTGCCGCCGGTGTCGCCAGTGATCTTCTCGAACGTTGTGCGGATGTTCATCTCAAGGAAGGCCGACCCCTGGTGCTTGCTCCAAGAGAAATGCCATGGAGCCTGATCCATCTCCGCAATCTCACAACGCTCGCGGAAGCGGGAGCAAGAATTGCCCCCCCCATTCCTGCCTGGTACAGCCAACCTCAAAATCTCAGCGAGATGGTTGATTTCCTCGTCGTACGCCTCTTCGACTCCCTCGGTGAGGAATTAAGTCCTTTGAACCGTTGGCAGGGGCGCCAGCCATGA
- a CDS encoding DEAD/DEAH box helicase, with the protein MSQPLLKALQEKGYTAPSPIQLQAIPAVISGRDVMAAAQTGTGKTAGFTLPMLERLNHGARPGRAQIRALVLTPTRELAAQVLASVRDYSKHLPLTSDVVFGGVKINPQIQRLQKGVDVLVATPGRLLDLLQQGAVRFDRVEFLVLDEADRMLDMGFIHDIRRVISRLPDRRQTLMFSATFSAPIRKLATGLLDHPVQIQVAPANQTVRSVEQVVHPCDMVRKIDLLSHLIRSGEWLQVLVFSRTKHGANRVVERLSQQGLLAAAIHGNKSQGARTRALQGFKDGSVRVLVATDIAARGIDIQQLPHVVNLDLPNVAEDYVHRIGRTGRAGETGHAISLVAAEEALLLKAIERLTGESLRRENVPGFEPTVLKAAPLDLSGGRGRRSGGSSRRRQDTRSTRTYRR; encoded by the coding sequence TTGAGTCAGCCGTTGCTGAAGGCTTTGCAGGAGAAGGGATACACCGCTCCGTCGCCGATTCAATTGCAGGCCATTCCCGCTGTGATCTCTGGTCGGGATGTGATGGCGGCAGCGCAAACAGGAACGGGTAAAACCGCAGGCTTCACGCTGCCAATGTTGGAGCGCCTGAACCATGGAGCGCGTCCTGGACGCGCACAAATACGCGCCTTGGTGCTGACCCCTACGCGTGAGCTTGCTGCGCAGGTGTTGGCGAGTGTTCGTGATTACAGCAAGCATCTTCCGCTGACCAGCGACGTGGTGTTTGGTGGTGTCAAGATCAACCCTCAAATTCAACGGTTGCAGAAGGGCGTTGATGTGTTGGTTGCGACCCCAGGCCGCTTGTTAGATCTGCTCCAGCAGGGGGCTGTTCGTTTCGACCGCGTGGAATTTTTGGTGCTTGATGAAGCCGACCGAATGTTGGATATGGGGTTTATTCATGACATTCGGCGTGTGATTTCTCGCCTTCCTGATCGTCGTCAAACCCTGATGTTTTCGGCCACTTTTAGTGCGCCAATTCGGAAACTAGCAACAGGCCTGCTTGATCATCCTGTTCAAATTCAGGTGGCCCCTGCCAACCAAACCGTGCGCTCTGTGGAGCAGGTTGTTCATCCTTGCGACATGGTCCGCAAGATTGATCTGCTCAGCCATCTCATTCGCAGTGGAGAATGGCTCCAGGTGTTGGTCTTTTCCCGCACGAAGCATGGTGCCAACCGTGTTGTGGAACGTCTCAGTCAGCAGGGTCTCCTAGCGGCTGCCATCCATGGCAACAAGAGCCAGGGTGCGCGCACTCGCGCTTTGCAGGGATTTAAGGACGGTTCGGTGCGCGTTCTTGTCGCCACCGATATCGCAGCCCGAGGAATTGATATTCAGCAGCTGCCTCATGTGGTGAATCTCGATCTCCCGAATGTTGCTGAGGACTATGTGCATCGCATTGGCCGTACAGGTCGGGCTGGAGAAACTGGACACGCCATTTCTCTCGTTGCTGCTGAAGAGGCACTGCTCTTGAAGGCAATTGAACGCTTAACGGGTGAGTCCCTTCGTCGAGAAAACGTGCCGGGATTTGAGCCCACCGTTCTCAAGGCCGCCCCCCTGGATCTGAGCGGAGGACGGGGACGGCGCTCAGGAGGTTCATCGCGCCGTCGGCAAGACACGCGTAGCACGAGAACGTACCGCCGATAA
- a CDS encoding DUF6464 family protein has translation MLVELRQAATQVLLDRMELTDPPMPGQWFTHDQHSYLVIQRRHRYKLYSGRYELSSIVLLVKCQKQPADARFVGHGWVIGDAECRFNALSPLLRCAVLPDGPCDRCVHREVR, from the coding sequence ATGCTTGTTGAATTACGTCAGGCTGCTACGCAGGTTTTGCTCGATCGCATGGAGTTGACTGATCCTCCAATGCCGGGGCAATGGTTTACTCATGATCAGCACAGCTATCTCGTGATTCAACGCAGACATCGCTATAAATTGTATTCAGGTCGTTATGAACTGTCTTCGATTGTTCTCCTTGTTAAATGTCAAAAGCAGCCCGCTGATGCACGGTTTGTTGGTCATGGTTGGGTGATTGGAGATGCTGAGTGCCGCTTCAATGCTTTGAGCCCTTTGCTTCGCTGTGCAGTATTGCCCGATGGACCTTGTGATCGTTGTGTTCACCGGGAAGTTCGCTGA
- the acsF gene encoding magnesium-protoporphyrin IX monomethyl ester (oxidative) cyclase — protein MVPPTAVTEATAAPGSNVTAKDPEKDTILTPRFYTTDFEAMAAMDLRPNEAELEAICEEFRKDYNRHHFVRNGEFEGAADQLDPETRKVFVEFLEQSCTSEFSGFLLYKELSRRIKTKNPLLAECFSHMARDEARHAGFLNKSMSDFGLQLDLGFLTASKSYTFFKPKFIFYATYLSEKIGYWRYITIFRHLEQNPDCKIFPIFNFFENWCQDENRHGDFFDALMKAQPDTVRGLRARLWCRFFLLAVFATMYVRDVARKEFYESLGLDAREYDRLVIDKTNENTARVFPVVLDVKNPRFFDGLERLVNNNAALSAVDATHSPAPIKVLRKLPHWVANGVQMASLFFMAPIRSDQYHPRVR, from the coding sequence ATGGTGCCTCCAACAGCCGTGACGGAAGCCACAGCAGCACCAGGATCCAACGTAACGGCGAAAGACCCGGAGAAGGACACGATCCTGACCCCTCGTTTTTACACGACAGATTTCGAGGCGATGGCCGCGATGGATCTGCGGCCGAATGAGGCGGAATTAGAGGCTATCTGCGAAGAATTTCGCAAGGATTACAACCGTCATCACTTCGTCCGCAATGGCGAATTTGAGGGAGCTGCCGATCAACTCGACCCCGAGACTCGCAAAGTATTCGTTGAATTTTTAGAGCAAAGTTGCACGTCTGAGTTTTCCGGATTTTTGCTTTACAAAGAGCTCAGCCGTCGGATTAAAACCAAGAACCCCCTCCTTGCCGAATGCTTCTCGCACATGGCCCGTGATGAGGCTCGGCATGCCGGCTTCCTCAATAAGTCGATGAGCGATTTTGGTCTACAGCTGGATCTTGGCTTCTTAACGGCCAGCAAAAGCTATACATTCTTCAAACCGAAATTTATCTTTTACGCCACATATCTGTCTGAAAAAATTGGTTACTGGCGTTACATCACCATTTTCCGCCATCTTGAGCAAAATCCAGATTGCAAGATTTTCCCGATCTTCAACTTCTTCGAAAATTGGTGCCAGGACGAAAATCGCCACGGTGATTTCTTCGACGCTTTAATGAAAGCTCAGCCGGACACGGTTAGGGGATTGCGCGCAAGGCTCTGGTGCCGTTTTTTCCTTCTTGCGGTCTTCGCCACCATGTATGTCCGTGATGTGGCACGCAAAGAGTTTTACGAATCCCTCGGTTTGGATGCGCGCGAATACGACCGCTTGGTCATCGACAAGACGAACGAAAACACGGCACGGGTGTTCCCCGTGGTCCTCGACGTGAAAAATCCCCGCTTTTTCGATGGTCTCGAGCGCCTGGTGAACAACAACGCAGCGCTCAGCGCTGTGGATGCAACGCACTCCCCTGCACCCATCAAAGTGCTGCGCAAACTTCCCCATTGGGTGGCCAACGGCGTTCAAATGGCGTCCCTGTTCTTCATGGCACCGATCCGCAGCGATCAGTACCACCCCCGCGTTCGTTGA
- a CDS encoding DUF2996 domain-containing protein, whose amino-acid sequence MSETPATPKAEAKSAAKPAAKPAAKPAPKPKLEDKPFQAFMKDDLIPSLSKALSTNHQITASIDLVEGDRPVVGGQCWMLTGALPGDRRFWVCFESDSITSGKTIALAESGTEPSLLESFLIDEKRINLALLQSRLLQRLNGQKWLGGN is encoded by the coding sequence GTGAGCGAAACTCCCGCAACACCCAAAGCTGAAGCTAAATCAGCGGCAAAGCCCGCAGCGAAGCCTGCAGCCAAGCCTGCTCCAAAGCCCAAGCTGGAGGACAAGCCCTTTCAGGCGTTCATGAAGGACGACCTGATCCCATCTCTCAGCAAAGCGCTGAGCACCAATCACCAAATCACCGCTTCGATCGATTTAGTTGAAGGCGATCGTCCCGTGGTGGGAGGCCAATGCTGGATGCTCACCGGTGCCCTCCCTGGCGATCGGCGCTTCTGGGTTTGCTTTGAATCGGATTCGATCACATCCGGTAAAACGATTGCGCTTGCAGAGTCCGGTACAGAGCCAAGCCTGCTGGAGTCTTTTTTAATCGACGAAAAGCGCATCAATCTGGCCCTGCTCCAGTCCCGTTTGCTGCAGCGTCTGAATGGCCAGAAATGGCTAGGTGGGAATTAA